Sequence from the Thermococcus sp. CX2 genome:
CTAAAGCCGGGCGGAAGGCTCTTCCACTACGTCGGCAACCCTGGGAAGAGGTACAGGCGGAAGGACCTCCAGAAGGGCGTCATGGAGCGGTTGAGGAAGGCAGGCTTCGTTGGGGTCAGGAGGGTTGAAGAGGCTCTTGGAGTCGTGGCGAGAAAGCCGGAGAAAAGGACAAAATGAATGGGCTCACTCGGAGCCCTTCAAAATCTCCTCCACGTCAAAGCCTTCCTCGTACTTCTTCAGCTTCCTCTCGAAGAACTCAACGAAGAGCTTGTACCTCTTCGCCCTGTGCCTCGGACTTCCGCGGATGCTGTGCCCGTGCGCTCCCCGCCTGAATATCGCTATGTAGGCCTCCTTGCCGAGGTCCCTGAGGGCGTGGTAGAACATGACGCTCTGGTCGAGTGGGCAGCGGTAGTCCTCAAGGCTGTGGATGAGCAGTATCGGGGCCTTGACGTTCTCGACGTAGAAGAGGGGGCTCAGCTTCCTGTAGTTCTCGTTGTTCAATGGGTCGTCGCCGATAACTTCCTTGTCAAACCACAGGCCTATGTCAGAGAAGGCGTAGCTCGTCAGCCAGTAGCTTATTCCGTTCTCACTTATCCCGGCCTTGAAGAGGTCACTCTGCGTTAGCGCCCAGTTGGTCATGAATCCGCCGTAGCTTATGCCCGTGATTCCAACGCGCTCCCTGTTGGCGGTTGGCTCGAGCTCGAAGAACTTCTCCACTCCGTTTAGTATGTCCTGGAAGTCTTCTAAGCCTGTTCTCTCGAGGACACGAAGGGCAAAGTCCTCGTCGTAGCCGTTGCTTCCCCTCGGATTGACGAAGACAACGTAGTAGCCCTTGGAAGCCATCATCTGCATCTCGTACTTGAAGTAGTGGCCGTACATTCCCTTGGGCCCACCGTGGACGAAGACTATGACCGGAGCCTTTTCACCTTCCTTCAGCTCGGGCTTAATGTACCAGCCGTCCAGCTCGAGGTCGAGGGACTTAAAGCGGAAGTGCCTCGGCTCGAAGGTCTTTAGCCTGGCAAATATGGGCCCGTTGTAGTCGGTAATCTGCTTAAGGTCGCCGTCCCAGAGGTAGAGCTCCCTGAGGCGGGTTGCCGTCTCTTTGAGGAGGACGACTCTACCATCGGCACTGACATCGAAGCCCATCACCCAGTGCTCACCCTCGGCTATGGGGGTAAGCTCCTCCCCGTCGAGCATGTAGAGGTTCACGCTGCCCTCCTTGGCCATCGTGAAGTACACGCTACCGTTCTCGTCGAGCCTGGCCATGCCGTTGTTGTAGACGAAGCGCTCCGTGAGGGGCTTAAGCTCGTCCTCGTAGAGATAAAGGAAGTCGTGCTCGCTCAGCTTTTTCTTCTCGGGCTTTCCGCGGAGGAGTATCGCCTTCCCGTTGGAATCAACGGCCTCAAAGGAAACGCGTTCAAAGAGCTTCTCCTCGTTCCCGTCCTCCCACAGAAGGATGTCGTAGAACTTGAAGAACGCTAACTTGCTCCCCTCCCTGTGGGGGACGTTGATGACTATCCCATCGCCGTGCCAGACCGCACTCGAGAATCGCGGCTTCTCAAACTGCTCAAGGATTTCCTCGCTCTCCGTGTCGAGGACCCAGAAGGTCGTCTTTTCCCCGTCGAAGAAGCCCATGTTGTCGAACCATACCGGAACATCGTCTTCGAAGATGAAGTCCTCATCGTCACGCCTCTTAAAGCCCGTCACGAGGAGCCTTCTCGAATCGTCGTTCCATTCGACGTTCCTCACGTTCTTGACCTCGAGTACCTTCTTCGCGCTCATGCTCCTCAAATCAACCAGCCAGAGCTCGGCAAGCTTCTTCTCCTCGTTGGGCCGTATAAAGGTCAGCTTTGTGCCGTCCGGGGAAAAGCGTGGCATTGAGGCGTTCTCTATGAATCTCCTAACGCCCGTCCCAAGTTCCTCGATCACGACGGTGTTATCATAGCGGTTGTCATTCATGTTCGCCTTGGTCAGAACGTAGGCGACGAGCCTTCCGTCCCTCGAAATCCTCGGGTCAGAGAGGTAGGCGAACTTAGAAAAGGTCTTCTCATTCCATTCGATGTCGCTCATAACGGTATCACCGATATAGCAGAGAGCCTTAAAAGTATATAAGGATAACCCAATGGACAGGTGGGGATATGAGGGTTGAAAGTGGAGTTGGAATCATACTCGTGATTGGAATCTTGATTTCGCTGATCCTCAAGACGTACGTGGGTGTGGCCATTGCGTCCGTTGGAATACCGCTCTACCTGGCGTACATCGCGAGGGAGCAGAACATCTTAGCCAAGTCGAGGCTGTTCGACAGGGATTTCTTCCTGATGATAGCCATAGCGGTCGTCGTTATACTCGTCTTCAACTACATCTGGGACCCGAGGGTTGGCCTCATAGCGATGGCGGTTCTCGTTCCAATATTAGCCCTCTACATCGACAGGCTAAAGGCGAGAAAGAAGCCTAAAAACGCCTGAAAGCTCGCCCGTTTTCTTATATCTCCCCAATTCATACCTCAGCTCGTCAAGAAAAACCCCGTCGATCCCAAACTTCCTCCTTACCCTTCTCGATATGTAATTGTCGCTCAGAAACAGCATGGCCATCGCCGAGGTGAGGTTCTTCGGCTTTCTAAGGCCGGCCTTCTCGAAGTCTATGAGCCAGACGCGCTCGCCCACTATTATGTGCTTTCCGCCCTGTATCTGCCCGTGGTCTATGCCGAGCCTATCAAGGAGGGCAGTCTTGTGGACTATCTCAAAGAGGTGGCGCTTTTCAATGTCGGCGTGAAATATCATCTCACCGGGCGCGAATTCCCTGATGAGATACTCCAGCCCCTCAAACGTCCCGTACTCTATCAGAGGCGGGGTCACGTCGTAGGGCTCGAGTATTTTGAGGATTTCTGCCTCTCTGGCGAGGTTCCGCCTTGGCGAATCCGGACGTTCGAGCTTAACTATAACGCTTTTTTCATCTAACTCTGCGGTGAAGATTAGGCTCGTCGTTCCCTTGGCAAAGGGGCGGATTTCGGTGTATCCGCACCCTTTCAGGAAAGAGTAAAAGCGCTTTAGCCGGGCTTCACTTATCAGGTGGTCGAACATAGGCCTCGATAAGCTTAAATACTCCGCCGATAAAATACTTTTGGTGGTTCACATGGTGACGGCTTTTATTTTGATGGTTACGGCCGCTGGAAAGGAAAGGGAAGTTATGGAGAAGCTTCTCGCCATGCCCGAGGTCAAGGAGGCATACGTCGTTTACGGCGAGTATGACCTCGTGGTCAAGGTTGAGACAGACACGCTAAAAGACCTCGACCAGTTCATTACCGAGAAGATAAGGAAGATGTCCGAGATACAGATGACCTCGACAATGATAGCCATCTGATTCTCTCGATTTTCCTACTTTCGTTTCTGAGCCGCGGATAAGAAAAAGGGGCTCACTTGTTCATCATGAGCCTTATCCTTTCCGCAGCATCTTTCGCCTTGTCCGAGATGTTGCTCAGCGTTCTCGCTATGTTGAGGATGTAGAAGCCCTCACCCCAGTTCAGCTCGTTCTCCTTCTCGAAGACGAGCTGCATGAGCTTCGTGTCGAGTCCGTCTATCTTGCTCTCCACGCTTTCTATGGCCTTGATTATCTCGTACTCCCTCTCGATTTCCTTATCGATGAAGCCGCTCTCTATGACCCTGTCCATCTGGACTATGGCTTCGTGGACTAGTTTAGCAGCCTTTATGCTCTCAGTCCCCATCTGGAGGATTAACTCCTTCACGTCGGATGGAATATCCTTCGGTCTCTTGACGAGGAGCCACTTGGCGGTGTCTTCGGCAGCATCGGCCACCTTGTCCTGCATGTGGAGGTAGATGAGAACGTCCTCCCTCGCAACGGCCATGAGGAATTTCGAGCTGAGGGAGTCCCTTATCTCCTCCTTTATCCGGTCGGCCACATCCTCGAGGCGGTCCACTTCAATCGCTACCTTCTCCATCTCCTCGTAGTTCCCCTCGTACCAGAGGCGGAGGGCCCTCTCGAGGGTCTCGACGGTTTGGAGAACCACGTCGGAGTGCTTTATCAAAGGCTTGAAGGGGCTCTTCGCGAAGAGCTTGGTCCAGACCTGCATGATATCACCCCACGAACATCAGGATTTTGAATATCACAGCGCTCACCACGGCCGCTACCGGAACCGTGACGAACCAGGAGATTATTATATCCTTGACGATGTCCTTGTTTATTGCTTTTACTCCGCGGGCGAGGCCTATGCCTATGACCGCACCGACGACGGTGTGAGTGGTGGAGATCGGCATGCCGAGCCAGGAGGCTATGAGAACGACGGTTGCAGCTGAGAAGTCGATGGTGAAGCCCCTCGTGTTGGTGAGCTCGGTTATCTTCTTACCGACGGTCTCCATAACTTTGTAGCCGTAGGTGGCAACGCCAACCGCTATGCCTACTCCACCGAGAGCCAGAATCCACTTCGGAACGGGCACCTGCATTCCGGCCAGGCCCATGGTGGCGACTGCATAAACAGCGGCTACCGGACCTATTGCGTTGGCGACGTCGTTGGCGCCGTGGGCCAAAGCTACGTAGCCGGAGGTAACCACCTGAACCTTCTTGAAGATGCTCTCAACACCTATGTAGGGGTCACTCGAGAGGAAGCGGACCTTTATGAGGAAGTAGCTGAGGATGAAAACGGCTATGCCCAGTGGAATACCGTAAAAGAGAACCCCCGTCTTGAGGTCCTTACCGTGGAGAACCTTGATGTAAAACATCGTCCCTATGACCACGAAAGCCAAGCCTATCCAGACGGGTGACCATATCCGTGCACTCCTCGCGGGGTCTTTGCTCTGGAAGACGCTCTTTGTTAAGGCCTTAAAGATGAGGTAAGCCATTAGGGCACCGATTATCGGCGAGAGAATCCAG
This genomic interval carries:
- a CDS encoding Lrp/AsnC family transcriptional regulator, whose product is MVTAFILMVTAAGKEREVMEKLLAMPEVKEAYVVYGEYDLVVKVETDTLKDLDQFITEKIRKMSEIQMTSTMIAI
- a CDS encoding TIGR00153 family protein translates to MQVWTKLFAKSPFKPLIKHSDVVLQTVETLERALRLWYEGNYEEMEKVAIEVDRLEDVADRIKEEIRDSLSSKFLMAVAREDVLIYLHMQDKVADAAEDTAKWLLVKRPKDIPSDVKELILQMGTESIKAAKLVHEAIVQMDRVIESGFIDKEIEREYEIIKAIESVESKIDGLDTKLMQLVFEKENELNWGEGFYILNIARTLSNISDKAKDAAERIRLMMNK
- a CDS encoding inorganic phosphate transporter, yielding MVSVDPWLLITVILGFAMAWAIGANDAANSMSTAVGAKAITPKQAVLIAGVLEFTGAYFFGKSVTETIRKGILYSDKITDPQVLVYGSIAALLAATIWLMVATKFGLPVSTTHSIIGGIAGYGIVYAGLSVVNWDKMGQVVLSWILSPIIGALMAYLIFKALTKSVFQSKDPARSARIWSPVWIGLAFVVIGTMFYIKVLHGKDLKTGVLFYGIPLGIAVFILSYFLIKVRFLSSDPYIGVESIFKKVQVVTSGYVALAHGANDVANAIGPVAAVYAVATMGLAGMQVPVPKWILALGGVGIAVGVATYGYKVMETVGKKITELTNTRGFTIDFSAATVVLIASWLGMPISTTHTVVGAVIGIGLARGVKAINKDIVKDIIISWFVTVPVAAVVSAVIFKILMFVG
- a CDS encoding phosphotransferase, which encodes MFDHLISEARLKRFYSFLKGCGYTEIRPFAKGTTSLIFTAELDEKSVIVKLERPDSPRRNLAREAEILKILEPYDVTPPLIEYGTFEGLEYLIREFAPGEMIFHADIEKRHLFEIVHKTALLDRLGIDHGQIQGGKHIIVGERVWLIDFEKAGLRKPKNLTSAMAMLFLSDNYISRRVRRKFGIDGVFLDELRYELGRYKKTGELSGVFRLLSRL
- a CDS encoding S9 family peptidase, encoding MSDIEWNEKTFSKFAYLSDPRISRDGRLVAYVLTKANMNDNRYDNTVVIEELGTGVRRFIENASMPRFSPDGTKLTFIRPNEEKKLAELWLVDLRSMSAKKVLEVKNVRNVEWNDDSRRLLVTGFKRRDDEDFIFEDDVPVWFDNMGFFDGEKTTFWVLDTESEEILEQFEKPRFSSAVWHGDGIVINVPHREGSKLAFFKFYDILLWEDGNEEKLFERVSFEAVDSNGKAILLRGKPEKKKLSEHDFLYLYEDELKPLTERFVYNNGMARLDENGSVYFTMAKEGSVNLYMLDGEELTPIAEGEHWVMGFDVSADGRVVLLKETATRLRELYLWDGDLKQITDYNGPIFARLKTFEPRHFRFKSLDLELDGWYIKPELKEGEKAPVIVFVHGGPKGMYGHYFKYEMQMMASKGYYVVFVNPRGSNGYDEDFALRVLERTGLEDFQDILNGVEKFFELEPTANRERVGITGISYGGFMTNWALTQSDLFKAGISENGISYWLTSYAFSDIGLWFDKEVIGDDPLNNENYRKLSPLFYVENVKAPILLIHSLEDYRCPLDQSVMFYHALRDLGKEAYIAIFRRGAHGHSIRGSPRHRAKRYKLFVEFFERKLKKYEEGFDVEEILKGSE